In Argiope bruennichi chromosome X1, qqArgBrue1.1, whole genome shotgun sequence, a single window of DNA contains:
- the LOC129958108 gene encoding mitochondrial import inner membrane translocase subunit Tim10 B-like, with the protein MENLDDDQSVNKMKDFLYIYNKMAETCFNHCIENFNCRQLTPSEESCIEKCSSKGIAVNHKLMMCYIDIQPEVINKRTEELQKQQDNVNMINNNNS; encoded by the exons ATGGAAAATCTTGATGATGATCAGTCTGTTAATAAG atgaaagactttttgtacatttataataaaatggctGAGACATGTTTTAAccattgtattgaaaatttcaactgTAGACAACTTACACCTTCTGAA GAATCTTGCATTGAAAAGTGTTCTTCGAAAGGTATAGCTGTAAATCATAAACTTATGATGTGTTATATAGATATTCAGCCAGAAGTAATCAATAAAAGGACTGAAGAATTACAAAAACAACAGGATaatgtaaatatgataaataataataactcataG